The following DNA comes from Athene noctua chromosome 1, bAthNoc1.hap1.1, whole genome shotgun sequence.
ggccagggctcaggggagagaccaagggagtttctaacaaggccaaatacctgtgttctcagccttgaacaaggcgatacattttctcagcattttgtcctcactaaTGATTATATTGTAggccacatctttcactagtgagcttacgtACTTTGtcaatgattacatactaagttagcagctttggcttggggcctgttgttcaggcctcagtatttcaatgctttagcactttttacatcagcataagtgggttgttataacttagtacaatacctactagcagagtggttatcagttataaaatatataggatttatgtaggtcaactctggcctgggccagttgtccaagccttagcacttcagggaGGCAAAGGAAGATGCTTGAAAGGAAGAGTATAGTCTGGACtaagcacagacacacagaaagatGTTGCTTGGGAGCAAAAGTGGAAAGACATTTCAACAGAGGCAATAGAGTAAGAGTCAAAAAGGTTATGGAATTGCTTTGTTCCTCTATGCTTGTAATAGATGGAACACTGTAGTAAGTGCCTTGGAGAATGataaaatctgaaggaaaaggtAAGGAACAAAAGCAGTTGCACACCTGCTCAGTAAGACTaaggatttcttttgtttcagcAAGAGCAGGTAAGATACACTTAAATCTTTCCCACTATGTTACAAGTCTCATGAAAAAGGCTCTTTGTTATTATGCAAATTTTCTAAAAGCTGATTTTGTTTAATACAAGTAATGTCACTGCTATGAAATGAGAATATGTGACTGCCATTGGAGACAGAAAGgttataaaaaaattactgatttaaaaacaaatccccACAACTTTGACATCTACAAAGTAAGATCATCTTAGAATGCTGTTTAGCATGTCATGAAAATGTTCTGTCTTAAGAATGAAGATCATGTCACACTTAGGGTGACACCTACTACTTTCTCAAGTAGCGATGGTTTACCCTGAGCCGCTACTGGTCATCGCTATCTCGTGATGACTTACAAATGAAGTGGAATAAATCTGAGTGCAGATTGTCTGCTCTTGCTTTCCAGCCCCCCTTCTCTGAATTTAGGCCATGATGAACCTGAGTACTCTTCCATCATCTCCTTGCCCAACTGTGATGTCATTGTGAAAAGACATGCCTGAGCTGTCATGTGGAAAACACAAAGCTGTCCATCGTAGTAAAGAGAGCTTGTGCTTCACAGCAACAAGATAAATAAGGTAGTTCTGCCAAAGGGAGCACTGGCACATGACTGTAGATGCCCCTTTCTGCCAATTAAATACTGTATCGGCAAGGGTTCCGTCCAAACACTGACTCTACTGTAGTCAAGCCATCCTGTACTGCATAACCAAGACTTTCATGGTTTGAATTTTACACAGCTGCCCAAAGTCAAGATATGATATCTTGTACAACCCGTGGAAGACATTTTGCACAGGATGTTCTggtaaaacaaaactttttttctgtttaaaagaccAAATGATCTAATAACTACTTTCATTAGTGAACTTGATTAGATAATTAATGAACATGCACAGAAGTGTTGTGACTCAATCTGCAGTCTTGCACTATCTTAATTTAACTGCTTGTCCAAAACCAGGTGTTTACCATATattgcatttaaaataacatattaCCTCTTGGTGAGACATAAGTTACCAACCTGAAGCTTCCTTTGTGTTCCAGGTTTCTGGGCAGAATTTATTTCAGGCTTCCTGGGAAAAATAGACTAATAAACCATCTGATAAGTAGTCCTTTTGACAGCATAATGAGGGCACCAGGCTCTGTTCCAAAGCCTGCTGAAGTGAATGAAAAGATTTCCCCTTACCTCACTGATCCCTGGATTGCAAACTGAATGGGTGGCTGCACTGCTTGCCCTGGCACAACCCAACTATGGGGTGTTTCTGCAAGGGGGAGCTCTGCacacatccctttcctcctcagTTTGAATCTGTGGCTCTGTAGTAGATCAGATCAGCTCTGCAATAGAACTGAAAACTgatttagcaagaaaaaaagtagGCAAGAAAAATACACTGTAAGCTGGAGCGACTATGAGTGCTAAGATGAAAGTGGAACTACCCTGTGTTAGTAGTTCTGTGTTTGGTATCTCGGATCAGATGCATGAAGAATGTGATGGTTTAATCTAGCAAAATCATTTGAAAAGACAGCTATCTATGTTCTGAGGGAGGCAGAAAGTTTCTTGTCACTATGACTAGCATGAAATTCAGGTCCTGTAATGCCTCTTTGTCCCACTGATGCACAACTGGTATGCTCCTTGGTGAGCAAGACACAGGTATCTGTTGCCATCTTGGTCCAGCAGAGAAATCCTCCTCTCAAGTTTACTGACAAAAATGTCTAGAAACAGAAGATAAGGACCTGAAGCACATGAGTAGAAAggttcaaaggaaaaaaagaatttagaaaTGTGTGTTGTAGTAGAATGGGGTGCTTTTTGGCCCAGCTGAGCTGTAACTAAAATACCCTGCTCAGGCAGCTGCTTAACTCCCATGGGAAGACAGTGGATGGCATAGAGAAATTCATGAGAAGATGAAGAAGAATATGAGAACTGGAAACAGGGAGTAAGCAAAGGGAGATAGGAATGGGGTGTTTCATTTACCAGCTGCAGACAGGCTCAAATAGGTGTGATCCACAGTTACAAGAGAGAGGAGGTAGTTTGGTCCTCACTTTCGTGGTGATTCACCATCCTGTTGCAGAAAAGTGAGGTTGGTGCTAAAATCTGAGACTTTTCTGAACGCTAAAACCTCCTTTGTTGTGAGGTGAGGCTCTTCCACAAATCTGGCACCGGATATCTACCTAAAATTTCCCTGTGCTGTCAGCTGCAGGTGTTATCCCTAGTTTTCCTTCTGAGGTGTCAGGTTATGTGTACTGGTAAGCAGCTGCTCCCTTTCAGCCTGGGACTGTTGCTGTTTCAGTGGTGTTGATGGGATGGACAGTGCTGCTGCTTGTCAGGGGAGCCCCCGGTCTGTAATACTTATCAACTCAAAGAACTAATAATGTAAATATCAAGCCCTTGAACAGGATCAGTCTGTTCTCCCTCTTAaccaaggaagaaagaaaaacaagtgaagGGGGGAGGCGGTAGTCCAATGGGACTGTTCCTGTGCACAGACCCAGTTTGTTATTTTCTGAAAGCCATTTGCACGGGCCTCCAGCATATCCCTGAGCAGAACAAACTAGAAATGTTTTCTAGTTCTTATTTGTGTTGTACTGCAGCTGTACTTGGACAGCATTTTAAAGTTTTGCTGAACTCTTGCAGGAGTTAAACTGAACTTAATAAATACTGCTTTAGCTCCCTGCTCCTAGGAATAGTAATTTTAAAGCCTGAGTAAGGAAGCATCATTAACAAAGCATGACTTCAATCCATAAACAGCTGTTTGTCTTTGCATCCCAGCTGAGACATGATTCAATATGCAGGAAAGTCTTCAACAAGAAGTGCAAGTTCTCTTTGAAACCGAGACTGCAGGGAAGAGGAATCACCACTGTGAAGAGGCAGCCCCTGCAAAAGGTATAGTTAAAATTGAGGCATGTGTGTTACTTCCATATGAAGTCTAATTCAGTAACAGTATTGTTTCCTCTGAGGACAAAGCCTGGATGTTGTGGATGAGTCTCACATATGTGTTTAACTCAGTGCCAAATTCTTTCCTCCCACTCCCTGTGCTGCTAGTGTTTGAGAATATTTCTCCATTCAGAATCCAGACCAGTAGGTGCTGTGACTACTCTGGGCACGTAAGTGTCTCTGCTCTTCTAGTAAGTGTTCATGTATGTATTTTAAAGACTACACAAGTCTCCAACAGTTTCCTCTTCACTTAAATCTGAAAGAGACTGTGATCCAAGACGGTTGGTGCATGAATGCCCCAGGTTGGACATAAGAGCTGTCAGTAGCTCCAAATCTTCCACAGATAAAGCTACAGAGATTCACTGCTATTGAACTCAAGGGTTTAAGAATATATTTGAATTGAACTTATTTACAGGTGGGAAAGAGGCTTAAGCTCTTACTTGGAACAAGTTTTTTTCATGTGTTGCTGAAGAGGACGGGAGTACACTTAGACATGAATGTGTATAATTTTACCCAGAGATGCCAAATCACTGCTGATTTGGTATAGATGCAGACTGCCATTGTAAAATGTCCTTTAATtgtggaaagaaacagaagtgcaCAAAGGTTTAAAGCAAGAAGAAGAATCTGACAAGTGGAGGAGAATGGAAGGTGTTGGTCAGAGTGTCTTTTCTATTCTATTTAGCAAAAGGCAAAATCATCTTTCCTATGCCTTTCAAAAAATCAAATTTCTCTtgtttgtaatatttttcctttttctcagaaaggaagAACTCTAAGATTTCCCCCTGTCCTTTTCAAGGGGGAAATATagtttgtgttttcctttatttccattACAGAAACAGCCAGGGAAGAAATCTAAGTGGAGGCAGCACCATGAGGATTTTATTAATACTATTCGGTCAGCCAAGTAGGTCAAAAAGCTCTGAAGGAGGACTGccctcttccacctcctcccccACCAAGCATCAATCCATGTTTGTGGTCTACTTTATCTTACCAGTGTTCCTGTACTAATCTTTGGTAAAGCAATGACCTCTTATTATCCACAGCTGGACTTCCGTTTTGCACCCTCCAGCACAACACAACGTGAACATTAATTCCCTCCATACTCTCTAGTTTTAGTTGTATTTCTTCACTAAATTGAGTAGGGGTGCAATGGAGAGGtggtgaggaggaagagaaagctaACGGTATCTTTTAAGTTTAAAGGCAGCAAGGCCGGGGTCTGATGTTAGACAACACTTTGGAAGAAGAGTCAGGATGCTTGTGTTCTAGTATAACAGAGGGTGAAATACATCCCCTCACCATTCAAAACAACTGTAGTGCACACAGGCTTCCACACTCCCATGTGGTGGCTTTTCCGCTGTCCCCTTCCGCACCCAACTGCGCAGACAGGGAAGTCATTTAGAAGAAGACAGGTCTGGTTTACTACTAATACCAAGGGTGATCTCTGCACAGAGCTTGATATGTTAGAAGTTATGGATCCAAAAAGATGCACATACAGCCAATATTTCTCATGATATGTGATTTATGAAATGTGGGAGCAATCTTGGAAAGGATCTCAGCAGAGTCCCGCTTGCATTAGGAAGGCAGAGGGCGGGAGGGGGAAGTGGAGGACTCTCTGGGCTCAATTCCAGAGCAGGAATTTGTGACTGATAGCAGAACCAGCTGCCATGATTTCAGCCTTTCTCCTCTTCTAGATGACAGCAATGCAGCATAAGCAGCAGAACACATATTCCTTCCTTGACTGAGGTCAAGCTCCTCTCTGAATTTCCACTGCTGAATTCTTTAATGACTCTGTTATTTCTTGCCTGACTCCACTGACTCTAAGAGCAgacccttccctttccttctccctcttgGAGGAAACCGAGTTGTGCAAGAGCAGTGGTAGTTGTGGAGAAAGGAATTGGAGAACTGCTTTTTAGGAAAGACAAATTGCTGAGGGTCCTAATGAGGATGTATATTCTATACTACACGACTGAAGAGAAAGCACATTGattgtggggaggggagagagtcCTCCTCTAAATAGAGCCCAAAGCTCCCCGTTCTCCCCTGAAGTGTCAGGTCCTGCTGCTAGCCCCACAAATCCAGGCATCTGCCCTGTCTCGTCCTCTGCTCCCCTGCATTCAGAACCATTTTGCCCATGCTGCTGGTCTGGAGCTGGCTTTTGGTGGCTGCTTGGGCCAACTTTTCTGGGCTGTTAGTGAGAGAAATGATTTGTAAATATGCTAATATCTGTAATAGGATAAGGACACTCAGGCTGCTTTTGTAAAAGGCactgggcagggaggaagggtCTGAGAATGGCAAGGGCAGTGTGAGGGCTGAACATGACTGCATTGACCACAAACACTGACCAGTCATTGAAACTAGTAGAACTGCACCAGCGATAAATGTTGCTGAATAACTTTTAGCAGAATCAGGGTTGTAACACTATCAAAAACGACTCCTGGAAGCACTGATGTGTGCTCTTCACAATGCTGCTTCACACCCAGGAACCTGGCTCTTGGATGTGCCTCATCTGGCAGGACACAGCGTCTTCATCAGTGATTTGCCAAATAGCGATCTTAATGACCAAAAGTATTCTTAGAATCATAGTGTTTGACTAGTCTCgtaattttaaataatgctttttatGCAGACTTGTTGATTGTGAGGTTGGGGGTGGGAACAGGACAAAGAtaataaaatctgattttattaatCCCCTGCACTTATTTCTGAAAGCAATTACTGTTGCTGGGTTAATACTGTAAGCATGTATTTTAGGATCCCAAATGCTTTTCCAGAGGAGGTTTTTATAGTTCTCCTGTGTACTTTGGGAGCTGATGGGAACTCACCATCATCACCTGCTGATAGGGCCGGGCTTTGAACCATATCTTGAGTACTCCAGTAAAGGAGAGCAATTCTTCTCCTGTAGTGTATAAACTGTGACACAAGTTGTTCCTTTCTTATGGCCAGACTATGTTCAGTGTCCACACTGCTCACAAAGATTTAATGAGGCTGCAGCACAGAGGCACGTGAAGTTTTGTGAAGAACAAACTGTGCCTTTGCTGTGAAGAGCACCAGACAGGCTTTGGTAAGCGCACACAGTCATGCTTACACTGTCCTGGAGCCAGATTTGCCAAACTGTAGTTTATGGTGAGTAAGGAGCTATATTAATGTAAAACTTAAGATTCTGAGGAAGTTAGTAAACTCTTAAGACAAGATACATGCTGAATATCAGCTAGGAGTTCCCTAAAACTGGAACCCTTTCTGGGATATAAAAAGTGACAGAATACGGTACtacaaaaaagtacttttctttAGACTCTTCTGCAATTGGATTCCAGGGTAACAGCTGTAGGGAAGCAGAAACGTGGCAGCTTTTGCAATACATAGAGAAAGCTGTTCCTGTTCATTAGGGGTCTCTGCTGCTGGCAGGTTTGCTGTTCCCTGCAAATGTATTGCTGATTTATTCTGTGGTTGCTAGACAAAAGGGCTAAGCTCCTTTGGGGAATCAGAAAAGTGGAGCTAATTGGCAGTGTCTTGAAGTGAGCTCCTATTTTattatagaaaagaaaatgtaaacaattCCTTTAGG
Coding sequences within:
- the ZC2HC1B gene encoding LOW QUALITY PROTEIN: zinc finger C2HC domain-containing protein 1B (The sequence of the model RefSeq protein was modified relative to this genomic sequence to represent the inferred CDS: inserted 2 bases in 2 codons; substituted 1 base at 1 genomic stop codon), whose translation is MSQIPGKELNGTTAQSQDMISCTTRGRHFAQDVLLRHDSICRKVFNKKCKFSLKPRLQGRGITTVKRQPLQKKQPGKKSKWRQHHEDFINTIRSAKXVXKALKEDCPLPPPPPPSINPYYVQCPHCSQRFNEAAAQRHVKFCEEQTXAFAVKSTRQALVSAHSHAYTVLEPDLPNCSLWVSTHHHHHPPTLKTAVLSLQKRVQEVANTDEPRPDKEFI